In Entomomonas moraniae, one DNA window encodes the following:
- a CDS encoding cold-shock protein: MSNQTGLVKWFNEGKGFGFITPDNGGKDLFVHFSAVIGDGFKTLYEGQKVQFTAENGAKGPTATQ, translated from the coding sequence ATGTCGAATCAAACAGGTTTAGTTAAGTGGTTTAATGAAGGTAAAGGTTTTGGTTTTATTACTCCTGACAATGGTGGCAAAGATTTGTTTGTTCATTTCTCAGCAGTCATTGGTGATGGATTTAAAACATTATATGAAGGACAGAAAGTACAATTTACTGCTGAGAATGGCGCTAAAGGTCCAACAGCAACTCAATAG
- a CDS encoding oxidoreductase, producing MIKQQRNWLITGCSSGLGYALAKYLITSGEQVFATARNAKDLNKLVEGHDNAYALTLDVTCTADIEGAIEFVNQHGGVDVLVNNAGYGYIAAIEEADEKDYRQLFETNLFGLIALTRKVLPSMRKKGSGHIINISSIGGMIGNPGSGFYAATKFAVIGFSESLSKEVESLGIKVTAVLPGPFRTDWAGRSLQAAKHPIEAYKETVHDRVKSLNQQSGQQVGDPIRAAKAIIYAVNSAHPPLHLVLGKPGLEMVQEKIVSLSDELTKWTDITLSADYPD from the coding sequence ATGATAAAACAACAACGAAATTGGTTGATTACAGGTTGCTCTTCTGGACTTGGTTATGCTCTGGCCAAATACCTGATTACCAGTGGAGAGCAAGTGTTTGCAACTGCTAGAAATGCTAAAGACTTGAATAAGTTGGTTGAAGGGCATGATAATGCTTATGCCCTAACACTGGATGTTACCTGTACTGCCGATATTGAAGGGGCTATTGAATTCGTAAACCAACATGGCGGTGTTGATGTATTGGTTAATAATGCAGGTTATGGCTATATCGCAGCCATAGAGGAAGCAGATGAAAAGGATTATCGGCAATTATTTGAAACGAACCTTTTTGGTCTGATTGCACTCACTCGCAAAGTACTTCCTAGCATGAGAAAAAAAGGATCGGGGCATATCATCAATATATCCTCCATTGGTGGGATGATCGGTAATCCTGGCTCGGGCTTTTATGCAGCGACAAAGTTTGCTGTGATTGGATTTTCAGAATCATTATCCAAAGAAGTTGAATCTCTTGGGATAAAAGTCACTGCCGTATTACCAGGACCTTTTCGTACTGACTGGGCTGGAAGGTCTCTTCAAGCAGCAAAGCATCCTATCGAAGCCTACAAGGAAACGGTACACGATCGTGTAAAATCTTTAAATCAGCAAAGCGGTCAGCAAGTTGGTGATCCTATACGTGCTGCAAAAGCAATTATTTATGCAGTTAACAGTGCACACCCACCATTGCACCTTGTGCTTGGCAAACCAGGATTAGAGATGGTTCAAGAAAAAATTGTCTCATTGAGTGACGAGTTAACAAAATGGACTGATATTACTTTAAGTGCCGACTATCCAGACTAG
- a CDS encoding nuclear transport factor 2 family protein, whose amino-acid sequence MNIFKKLIFIGAIFLSLMSGVASAQTTTSPNFVQEEKNRALVIKFYNSFFNNHQVDEAAKVLADDYKQHNPTVPDGKAPFVSFFKDFFNENPHSRARIIRSAVDGDIVWLHVHSINGENDLGEAVVDIFRVENGKIVEHWDVIQAVPLKVENNNTMF is encoded by the coding sequence ATGAACATATTTAAAAAACTAATTTTTATTGGAGCCATTTTTTTATCGTTAATGAGTGGTGTTGCCAGTGCTCAAACAACAACTTCGCCTAATTTTGTACAAGAAGAGAAGAATCGTGCACTTGTTATTAAATTTTACAATAGTTTTTTTAATAATCATCAAGTTGATGAGGCTGCTAAAGTGTTAGCAGATGACTACAAACAGCACAACCCGACTGTTCCTGATGGCAAAGCCCCTTTTGTTTCATTTTTCAAAGATTTTTTTAATGAAAATCCACACTCACGCGCTCGCATTATACGCAGTGCTGTAGATGGCGATATTGTGTGGCTTCATGTTCACTCGATAAATGGTGAGAATGACCTTGGAGAAGCCGTTGTCGATATTTTCAGGGTTGAAAATGGAAAAATAGTTGAACATTGGGATGTGATTCAAGCTGTACCTCTGAAGGTTGAAAACAATAATACTATGTTTTAA
- a CDS encoding LysR family transcriptional regulator, translating to MSRIALPELSVFITVAEQLNFSAAARELGVSTSALSHSIRKLEERMKTQLFIRTTRSVALTDAGKQLFKRATPAINELELAIDELNSTHNRPSGTIRISAAEAGAKLIIQNMLPDFFKTYPDIHVEFVIDTRYVDIVAEGFNAGIRLLDDVPLDMVAIPFGPKEIKIVAVASPDYITQHGYPASPDDLRNHQCIQFRFLSGALYHWDFAYQGRSMSVDVNGPMTLGNTNLMVEAALTGIGIAWVPDYHVHEHIRHGRLVQILPEWSPCISRMCLYYPTSLHQPPALKLFYSAIRKWAKNEMPA from the coding sequence ATGTCTCGAATTGCATTGCCTGAATTAAGTGTTTTTATTACTGTTGCAGAGCAACTCAACTTTAGTGCGGCTGCACGCGAGTTAGGAGTATCTACTTCTGCGCTGAGTCATTCGATTCGTAAACTCGAAGAGCGAATGAAGACACAGCTCTTTATCCGAACAACAAGATCTGTTGCACTGACAGATGCTGGTAAACAGCTCTTCAAGCGTGCCACACCTGCTATTAACGAGTTAGAATTAGCTATTGATGAGTTAAACTCTACACACAATCGGCCCTCAGGTACTATTAGAATCAGTGCTGCAGAGGCGGGAGCAAAACTAATCATTCAAAATATGCTACCTGATTTTTTTAAAACTTACCCAGATATCCATGTTGAATTCGTTATAGATACGCGTTACGTTGATATCGTTGCAGAAGGATTTAACGCAGGTATACGCCTTTTGGATGATGTTCCACTTGATATGGTAGCGATTCCTTTTGGGCCTAAAGAAATCAAGATTGTTGCTGTTGCCTCTCCTGATTATATTACACAACATGGATACCCAGCCTCACCCGATGATCTTCGAAATCATCAATGTATTCAGTTTCGTTTTTTAAGTGGAGCGCTTTATCACTGGGATTTTGCCTATCAAGGGCGTAGTATGAGTGTAGATGTCAATGGTCCTATGACACTGGGAAATACTAATCTGATGGTAGAAGCAGCCCTTACTGGTATTGGTATCGCTTGGGTTCCAGATTACCATGTGCATGAGCATATTCGTCATGGTCGCTTAGTCCAAATTCTGCCGGAGTGGAGCCCATGTATTAGTAGAATGTGCCTCTATTATCCAACTAGCCTCCATCAACCTCCAGCACTAAAACTATTTTATAGTGCTATCCGAAAGTGGGCGAAAAACGAGATGCCTGCATAA
- a CDS encoding carboxymuconolactone decarboxylase family protein encodes MNNIKRIKLIMIASLLSLNCGPSLNAETMTSNTLEVNHQQVVSDTLSPRQQAILLIASYMASSQMEKLKTALNQGLDAGLTINETKEILVQLYAYTGFPRSLNALNELMNVVASRKQLGIIDAGGKEPITPVPVGDELKRVGIANQTKIAGAPVQGPLFEFAPVINQFLQTHLFGDIFARDNLDWQSRELATVGALAATPGVESQLLSHIRGSLCVGLTEKQLQQIVLVLHEHNEIDASARVNYALQQVTK; translated from the coding sequence ATGAACAATATCAAGCGCATTAAATTAATCATGATAGCTTCTTTGTTATCTTTGAACTGTGGTCCCTCGTTGAATGCTGAAACCATGACATCGAATACATTAGAAGTGAATCATCAACAAGTAGTATCCGATACGTTATCACCACGGCAACAGGCCATCCTATTAATTGCTTCTTATATGGCTAGCAGTCAAATGGAAAAGCTTAAAACAGCACTTAATCAGGGGCTAGATGCTGGATTAACCATAAATGAAACCAAAGAAATCCTTGTACAACTCTATGCCTATACAGGCTTTCCTCGTAGCTTGAATGCGCTTAATGAACTCATGAACGTTGTTGCCTCACGCAAACAGCTTGGAATTATTGACGCTGGGGGAAAAGAGCCTATCACCCCTGTTCCTGTTGGTGATGAACTAAAGCGTGTAGGCATCGCTAATCAAACTAAAATAGCAGGTGCGCCAGTACAAGGGCCGCTGTTCGAATTTGCACCTGTTATTAATCAATTTTTACAAACCCATTTATTTGGCGATATTTTTGCTCGCGATAATTTGGACTGGCAAAGCCGTGAATTGGCAACAGTAGGAGCTTTAGCTGCCACACCAGGTGTTGAATCACAATTACTATCACATATACGAGGTAGCTTATGTGTTGGTCTAACGGAAAAACAGCTTCAACAGATTGTTTTGGTTCTGCATGAACATAATGAAATCGACGCCTCTGCAAGAGTAAACTATGCATTGCAACAGGTAACAAAATAG
- a CDS encoding Arm DNA-binding domain-containing protein: MSCLTDLGIRRAKAKSSVYSLSDGRGWGLRIEPSGAEHWHFRFYCQGKQRRISFRCFPEVDLCLA, translated from the coding sequence ATGAGTTGTTTAACGGATTTAGGGATTCGTCGTGCGAAGGCGAAGTCTTCGGTGTATTCGCTGTCTGATGGTCGTGGATGGGGGTTACGGATTGAACCAAGTGGCGCTGAGCACTGGCATTTTAGGTTTTATTGTCAAGGTAAGCAGCGGCGTATTTCATTTAGATGTTTTCCTGAGGTGGATTTGTGCTTAGCATGA
- a CDS encoding NAD(P)-dependent oxidoreductase, with translation MKIALIGATGFVGSYILKEAILRGHKVLAITRNPDKILMAPSVAVQKLDINDSETLVKTIIDCDIVIHAFAPPRSDSIEERIAKQTTGTKNII, from the coding sequence GTGAAAATAGCACTTATTGGCGCTACTGGATTTGTCGGTTCTTATATTTTAAAGGAGGCTATTTTACGTGGCCATAAAGTATTAGCAATTACACGTAACCCAGATAAAATATTAATGGCACCATCTGTTGCTGTACAAAAGCTTGATATTAATGATAGTGAAACATTAGTAAAAACGATTATTGATTGTGATATCGTTATACATGCATTTGCACCACCGCGCTCAGACTCTATCGAAGAACGTATTGCAAAACAAACTACAGGGACTAAAAATATTATTTAA
- a CDS encoding (R)-mandelonitrile lyase has translation MITKIRYYGLWLPLFAICSVAQAQNSSLNIKPAGTQNVVFGAAENFTGRVMVEPLFQADKDINTSAAYVTFEPGARSAWHTHPTGQRLIVISGTGLTQIEGHLIQTIRPGDVVFCPPQVKHWHGATPNSIMTHLAVTGIADGKGVEWMEKVTDEQYQAH, from the coding sequence ATGATCACAAAAATACGTTATTACGGGTTATGGCTACCCTTATTTGCTATATGTTCAGTTGCACAAGCACAAAACTCTTCTTTGAACATCAAGCCTGCTGGAACTCAAAACGTAGTTTTTGGAGCGGCTGAGAATTTTACGGGACGAGTGATGGTTGAACCATTATTCCAAGCGGATAAAGATATCAATACCTCAGCAGCTTATGTCACGTTTGAACCAGGTGCTCGATCAGCATGGCATACACATCCGACAGGGCAACGGTTAATCGTAATATCTGGCACTGGGCTTACGCAGATAGAAGGACACCTCATACAGACTATCCGCCCTGGTGATGTTGTATTCTGCCCACCACAAGTCAAACATTGGCATGGTGCTACCCCCAATAGTATCATGACACATTTAGCAGTAACAGGCATCGCTGATGGAAAAGGTGTTGAATGGATGGAGAAGGTAACGGATGAACAATATCAAGCGCATTAA
- a CDS encoding winged helix-turn-helix transcriptional regulator: MTNDLEDNMIDFEQPCPIRDVLDRIGDQWSLLVLKALEIQTLRFNSLHREIGDISRQMLSRTLKKLENDGYISRTIYAEVPPRVEYTLTDLGGSFLKPMNILIQWANDNHEAICLARKNLSQ, encoded by the coding sequence ATGACAAACGACTTAGAGGATAACATGATTGATTTTGAGCAACCCTGTCCAATCCGCGATGTACTTGACAGAATTGGTGACCAATGGAGTTTACTAGTTTTAAAAGCATTAGAGATCCAAACACTACGCTTTAATTCACTTCATCGAGAGATCGGCGATATTTCACGTCAGATGCTTTCTCGTACACTAAAAAAACTTGAAAATGATGGCTATATCAGCCGAACTATTTATGCAGAAGTGCCTCCTCGTGTCGAATATACACTGACCGATTTGGGAGGGTCTTTTCTAAAACCAATGAATATACTCATTCAATGGGCTAATGATAATCACGAAGCTATTTGTCTTGCACGAAAGAACCTATCCCAATAG
- a CDS encoding alpha/beta hydrolase, with the protein MAADYSKNPFTLAYDSAITKNEAGKVNIHTVHYKTNGIDIAANIYTPANYDPTKQYPAIVVAHPNGGVKEQVAGLYAQRLAEQGYITIAADAAYQGGSGGEPRNIDKPFNRINDIHGMIDFIETFPGVDKKRIGALGICGGGGYTLAAAQSDKRIKVVATVSMFNSGLVRRNGLQNSQIDTIQQRLQQASDARTLDFKGNVQYSANTDLKGITDEELAKMPAGLYREGFEYYGKTHYHPNSTPKYTTSSLLDLITFDATDHIDLIQQPLLMIAGSKADTLYMSEQAFAKATGTKNKQLVKINGASHIETYWKQPYVNQIAEDLIAFYNKEL; encoded by the coding sequence ATGGCCGCTGATTATTCAAAAAATCCATTTACGTTAGCCTATGATAGTGCTATTACGAAAAACGAAGCAGGAAAAGTCAATATTCATACCGTTCATTATAAAACTAACGGCATCGACATTGCGGCAAATATCTATACGCCGGCCAATTATGATCCTACCAAGCAATATCCAGCAATTGTAGTAGCACACCCTAATGGTGGAGTAAAAGAGCAAGTAGCAGGCTTGTATGCACAACGTTTAGCAGAGCAAGGTTATATAACGATTGCGGCTGATGCAGCCTATCAGGGTGGCAGTGGTGGTGAGCCTCGTAATATTGATAAACCTTTCAATCGCATCAACGATATTCACGGGATGATTGATTTTATTGAAACCTTTCCGGGGGTTGATAAAAAACGTATTGGCGCATTAGGGATTTGTGGTGGCGGTGGATACACCTTGGCCGCTGCGCAAAGTGACAAACGTATAAAAGTTGTGGCTACAGTAAGCATGTTTAATTCTGGACTTGTCCGCCGCAATGGTTTACAGAATAGCCAAATTGATACCATTCAACAACGTCTCCAGCAAGCTAGCGATGCTCGTACATTAGACTTTAAAGGCAATGTGCAATACAGTGCTAATACCGATTTAAAAGGTATTACTGATGAAGAACTCGCCAAAATGCCAGCAGGGTTATACCGGGAAGGCTTTGAGTATTATGGAAAAACCCATTACCACCCCAACTCAACCCCTAAATACACAACCAGTAGTTTATTAGATTTAATAACATTTGATGCAACTGACCACATTGACCTTATTCAACAACCGCTATTAATGATTGCTGGCTCTAAAGCAGATACGTTATATATGAGTGAACAAGCATTTGCAAAAGCAACAGGAACTAAAAATAAGCAGCTAGTGAAAATCAATGGTGCTAGTCATATCGAAACGTACTGGAAGCAACCTTATGTTAATCAAATCGCTGAAGACTTAATTGCATTTTATAATAAAGAATTATGA